A stretch of DNA from Chloroflexota bacterium:
GTGGGGTATGGCGTCGGGGAGGGTAACGGTGTAGGGGTAAACATCGGAGTCAGCGAAGGCAGCGCGGTGGGGTATAGATACGCAGTAGGCTGCGGAGGCTCTGCCGGTTCGAGCATCGCCAGTTTCTCCCTGGCAACATCATCATAGAAATCAGGCGATAAAATGCCCGGAAAATCCGCACAATCGGTAAAAATACTCTCGCCCATACAGGAGCAATTGGCCTTTACCTCATCCGGCAAATGCTGGCGATCGCTCTTTGGAAACCCGGTTAAGCAGGGGTCCTCCATAAGCTTATCGCCCATGTGCGAAGCCTGGATAAAGCCCTCCCAAACCCAGCGCGAGGACATCACCACACTGATCGGCCTCCCACCGGGGATGACATCAATGGGCAAAAGCGCGCCCGCAAAAAGAAATTGCGGAACAAGAATCGTGATTAACAAGAGCATGGCCGAATTTTGGTTCGGGGCAATCGCCGAAATTGCCAGGCCAATCAGGTAGCCTGATAAACTCCCCAAAAACAGGGTGATAAAGAAAGCCACATAATCCAAAGTGCTTGGGATCAGCGGTTTTACAAACGCTATTCGAAAGGCCATCAGCACGGCGGCCTGATAGATCGCCAACACCACGCCTACCCAAGCCTTCGACATCAGGTAAGGGAATATCTTCAAATTGACAGCCCGTTCGCGCTTGTAAATATCGGCTTCTTTAACAATTTCGCGCACACTGCTCAAGGATCCGGCCAAGATAGCCACAATCGCCAGCATATACCATTGTGAGATCACCAATTCTACATCGCCGGTAACAGGATTAAACAGATCATTACCCCAGATGAAATCCATCAGGCCCAGTATTGGCGCCAATGCCAGCATCATAATCAGTGAAATCTTGTCCTGTAGGATGATCTTCAAATTGCGCGCTGAGAGGATGGTAAACTGGCGCATCCCTGAAATTCGACGCTTGTTGGAAGGTGGACGCTGAGCCTCAGCTGCAACCTGAGAAACTGCGAGCGAACGGGCACCGGTATCCCAGCCCATTGCCTGGGCATAAATCGATGAGCCAAGATAACGTTCGCGCCATTCTTCGGGCTTGCCACGCGCATCATCGTTCAGGATGCGGTAAATATCATCGAATTCCATATCTTTTTCGCGGCGCTCGCGCTCGTTACGATATTTGTCAAAATACTCGAGCGCGTCTTCGGGAGCACCATAGAAAGCCAGATTTCCACCACGGGCCAAGAAAACCGCTTTATCGCAGAGCATCACGTTTTTGGTGGCATGGGTAATTAAAATCACCGTGCGCCCCTGATCGGCCAGACGGCGCATCAACTTCATCATGTCATATTCGGTGCCAGGGTCCAGCCCGCTGGTCGGTTCATCCAAAAAGAACAAGCGCGGCTTGGTCAGCAATTCCACACCAATCGAAACGCGTTTCAACTGCCCGCCTGAGAGCCGCGCAATGGGAATATCGCGGCGCTCGGTGAGATCGAGCACATCCAGCACTTCGCGCACCGTGGCCTGACGCTCCGCCGGGCTGGTATCCGGCGGCATGCGCAATTTCGCCACAAAATCCAGCGCCATCTCCGGGGTCAGTTCCTGATGCACAATATCTTTCTGCGGCACATAGCCAATATCGTTGCGGAAAAGATCGTAATGGGCATACAGATCGATTCCGTTCACGGTTACGCTGCCGTGGCTGGCAGGCCAATATCCGCTGATGGCGTTCATAAAGGTAGTTTTGCCCGCGCCGCTCATCCCCACCAGCGCCACAAATTCGTTCGGCTCGATGTTGAGATTAATATCTTTGAGTAGATTCAACGAGGGGGTAACTTGCTGATTAATATTGCGCACCTCGATGCGGATGCCCTGCTCAACTTGCCCCTGGAGTTGCTGGCCGGAAAGAACGAAAACATACGGCCCGATGCGAATCTGGTCCCAATCTTTCAGGTAGGCTTCGCGATCGATGCGCTCTTCATTAACATAAATTCCATTACTGCTGCGCAAGTCTTTGATACTAAACCGCTTCCCCATGCGCTCGATCACGGCGTGATAGCGGCTCACCAGGGGATGATTGAGCACCACCTGATTATCCACCGCCCGCCCTACCGTAACCTTTTCATGCGCAGACAAATTCATCGTGCGCACGGCAGTCGGCGCAGCAGAAAGATCAACATCCAACGCGGTATGCGAAGCGCCACTTCCAGCCAGCGCGCCAATTTGACCAGGCATCATCATCGTTCCACTGGCCGAAGGCGCAAAACCGCCCGGCTGTTCTATCTGTTCAAGATACAATGTAAACTGACCAATTGTGATAAATTGCCCCGCCTGAACAGGATACTTCCGTTGGGGTGTCAGCATAACACCCCCCACTTGCGTGCCATTGGTGGAGCCTAAATCTGTCAACCCGAGTTCATTCCCAACAACGCTGATGCGAGCATGTTGGCGCGAGGCTTCGTCATCGTTCAGCACAAGATCACTCTCTGCGCCACGCCCCAGAATCATATCACCGGTTCTCAGAAGGTGTGTTTGCCATTCTCCATTCCCATATCGGTAACGCAGCTGAAATGGCGAGTTTTCTTCAGACATACCACCAGCCACATAAGTTGCCGCGCCGCCGCTCAACGCCAACCCCAACTCAAAACCCCCGATTGTTAAAACCTGGCCTGCAGAAAGCTGTACGGGCGTACGCGCCGCAATGGGCTGGCCGTTGAGCAGGGTGCCATTGCTGGAACCTAAATCTGTCACCGTCCATTGCGTGCCCATACGCTCCAGGCGAACATGATGCCGCGAGACTTCACGATGTTCCAGTTGAAAATCGCAATCTTCGCCGCGTCCAATCAGGATCGTTTCGCTCGTAAAAATATTTTCTTGCCAATCCTGATCTCCCAGGCGATAACGCACAACCAAGCTTGTATCCATGAACACGCCTCCGTAAATATTCGGGAATATCAACAACTTCAATATAACAAACTTACCCCTCCCCCGCAATAGTTCTCCGGGCCATACTTGCTGACACTATCAAAGACGATTACAATCAAAGATAAATGACGAAAAAGTATGGCTCTTTGGGAATGTCTCGCCAGTTCCGAATGAACCAAACAAATACCAGGAGTTACTATGCCGTCAAAAGCTATCCAGGATCACTACCCTGAACAATGGAGCCACTGTTACGGATGTGGCAGCCTCAACGAACACGGCCACCCGATCAAGAGCTATTGGGATGAAAAAGTTGGCGAAGCTTACGCGACTTTTCAGCCGCAACCCTACCATACCGCCATCCCCGGTTATGTTTACGGCGGGCTCATTGCATCACTGATCGACTGCCACGGCACCGGATCTGCCGCAGCGGCAGCCTACCGCGCAGCCGGACGCGCTATGGATGATAACGGGAAGCCGCTGCGCTTTGTTACCGCGTCCTTGCATGTAGATTATTTAAAACCTACCCCCCTCGGCCCTCCCCTGGAACTGCGCGGCCAGATCAAAGCAGTCAAAGGGCGCAAAGTGATCGTCAGCATCACCCTGGCCGCCAACGGCACAATCACCGCCCGCGGCGAAGTTGTGGCCGTACAAGTTCCTGAACACTGGACCCCCATTGACGGTTAGTCCGTCTGAAAGGCATTCTCCATGACCCTCGATCTTTCCCGAATTCGCGCCTTGTGCTTCGATGTTGACGGCACCCTCAGCGACACCGATGACCAATTTGTACACAAAGTTGCCAAAAACTTACAACCCCTGAAATTTCTTTTCCCCAACAACGACCCGCTTTCCTTTGCACGGCGCTTTGTAATGACTGTTGAAAGCCCGGGGAATTTTCTCTTTGGGATTCCCGATCAATTGGGTTTCGACTCGGTCCTGGCAAAAATGGGCGACACGCTCTACTCTCTGGGGTTGGGCAAAGACCCTAAACCCTTTCTACTCATCCAGGGAGTCCAGCAAATGCTCGCTCAATTGGGGGAGGTATATCCCCTGGCCGTAGTCAGCGCCCGCGGGGAGCGCAGCACGGGCTGGTTCCTCGATCAATTTGAATTGCGAGATCATTTCCGCTGCATCGCCACCGCGCAAACCTGCCGCTACACCAAACCCCACCCCGACCCGATCGAATGGGCTGCTGAGCAAATCGGCGTAGCTCCGCATGAATGCCTGATGATCGGCGATACCACTGTGGATATTCTGGCCGCGAAAGCTGCCGGAGCGCAATCTGTAGGCGTGTTATGCGGCTTCGGCGAAAAAGATGAACTCCTTGAAGCAGGCGCAGATCTCATCTTGGAACAAACCGCTGAACTCGTTGGGAAATTGATCGCTCAATAATATTCCCAAGGAGAAACCCCAGTACTATTGTCCATCACATAGCGAATTTGTATAATCTGCTATGTGATTAAACGAGTATTTTTGCTTCCACTCAGCATCCTAATATTTACTTTTCTATCATCTGCGTGTACTGCGACTTCACAGGCACCTACTAAACCCAATTATACTCACCACGAACTTGCTCCACATTTTATAAGTCTATATGAAGCGTTAGGGGGTAACGATGTATTTGGCATCCCGATCTCACCGCCATTTTTTGATGGGGAAATTACCTATCAGTACACAGCTGCCGGTCTGTTTTCCTTTGACCCCACAGCCCCACTAATCGATCAAGTAAGGCTAGAACCTATTGGGAATGAACTGGATACTGTATTTTCACTCTCAACTAGCGTTTCCCCTTCTGAAATATTATCTGTTTATCCGGGTTTTGAAACTTTTTATCAGAGATTAGGTGGAGAAAGTATCGTAGGAAGACCAATCACCGCGATTCAACATAATGATAACCAGGGACGAATAGAACAACACTTCGAAAATCTGGGGATCTACCAATTAGATTCAGACCCTCAAGATAAAATTCAATTGCTTCATTATGGCGAATGGTTGTGCTCTGAAGTATGCGAGTTCACTTCACCCAATGACAGTATCGTCACAAATATATCTACCGTAGAACAACCTTTCAGCGATGCAATACTACAATTTACTCCGCAGTTATTAGGCCGCCCGCTCTCAAACCCATATGTCACATCCACTCAACAGCTTGAACAGATTTTCTTCAATGTAATTCTAACTGCACCCCTTGATGATCCAAAAACAGTCCGATTACTTCCGATTACAGAAGCGCTTGGAATTTCCGCCAACCTCAACATGGAAATTCAGATTGCTGAAGAATTAAGTTCTTATCTGATGAATCACGGCGGTACGGCAATTGCCGGAAACCCGATTACGCCATTTGTAGCGCTAAGCCCATCAATTTTTCGGCAGTGCTTTTCCAACTTGTGCCTTGAATATTTGCCAAACGCTGTTGGAGATCAACAAATACGGCCAACTCCTTTGGGCTATCTTTATCGTCAGTACATTTTGACAAATGAAATTATTCCTGGGGTAAATAAGCCGAAATCAAATCAGCAATCTATATTAATTTGGGAAGAATCTCCATTTGTTGCACCCAACCAACCACAAACCATTGGTGTAAATATTCTTGAAAATGGGGAGCCAGCACCAGGAGCAAAGCCTGTTTTAATCCTCAATTTACCTGGTGATATTCACATCACATATCATTTTTCAGACACTGATGATAAAGGTAGCGCTTCGCTCACGCTAAACCCGATTGATGCTCCGCTTGGAAGAGTGATTGGCTACCAGGTATGCACCACAAATCAAGGTGAAATAAGCACCAATTGTAAAAGTGAGAGTTTTATCATTTGGAGTAGTCCCTAACGTTACTCATCATTGCTGTAGATTATCCATATCCCTGCCCAAAAGCCTCTTTGAGAACTGCCGCGAGAAACCCCACGTTTAGGGATGTAGGGAACTACCACAGGGATTCCCAGAAACCCGCCCAAAAATCTGAATTAATATCAAATTTATTTGTTATAATGCATTGCGTGTAACTGCATACTGTTTGTAGTTCAAAAACTACTTTTAATATGGCTAAAAAAACCTTGGTCTCCAAAAATAGTGCTGTTTTTTTACTTGTCATTGTTTTTTCAATGATTGGTACGATTACTTACGCTCAAACTACCAATTCAAGTCGCTATTTTCCTGAAACCGGGCATTGGGTCAGCGGGGACTTTTTAATCAAATATGATAGTACTGCCAACGGACAAGAAATTTACGGTAATCCAATTACCAGCGCATTTACCGATATGGATAGCAATCGGCTCGTGCAATATTTTGAGAAGGTACGCTTTGAACTTCACCCCGAAGCCGTAAGTGATTTGCGCGTAGAAATAACCCCCCTGGGCAGTTTCTTATATACATCTGGCGAGGGGGAAGTAGTCACGATCCCTGAAAATTCATCATCCTGCCAGTTTTATCCCGAAAGCGGGTTTTCAGTTTGTCACGCATTTCTTGAATATTTCCAGGAAAATGGCGGGGTCAGTCAATTCGGGTATCCAATTTCGGGGGTTGAAATCCATGGCGGCTGGACCACGCAATATTTCCAGCGCGCCCGCTTCGAGCTACATCCTGAACTTCCTGTCGGTGAGCGAGTTGTGCTCACCAATTTAGGCACGCGGTATTTCTACTCCCACGGCGAGAATCCAATCTACTTGCAACCGCAATTAGTAGTAGTAGATGATACGATCCTTAAACAACCCGCTACAGCACTACGAGTGCATGCTTTTGTTAGCCGCCCTATACTGCCACAATATGAAACCGAGCAAAAACTATATGTGGTCGTCTACGATCAAAATTTCAAACCCGTTGAGGGTGTTTTTGTATCTTTCACTATTCTTCAGACCGGTCAAGATGATGAAGATATTTCTGGCAGAATGCAAAATACCAATCAGGATGGCGTGAGTGTGGGAATAATGGATTTGCCACTGCTGGCACCGGGAACCATTGAAGTTAAGATCTACGCCGTGCTCAATACAATTGGCCAACAAACGATCACATCGTTCCAGGTGTGGTAGTAAATAAGTAAGGGTTTCGCCGCGCCACAAGAAATTACCCAGAGAAAGTTCATAATCTTCAAAGCTTTGGTTAAAAAAAGAAGGCCACAGCAAAATTGCTGCGGCCTTCTTTTTGCATTTACAACGCGGCCAGTAATTTTTGGTATTTTTCCTTTTCTGGAGGGTCTAGTTTGATCAGTTTGCTGATCATTTCAGCCGCTCCGGCCTTATCACCGGCATCCAATAGCAGTTCGCCAGCCGTATCATAGTGCTGAATGGACAATTCGGTTTGATGCGATATTTGGTATTGCGCCGCCAAACGGTAATGCAACATGGCATGAGCAGGTTGTTCTTCCAAAACATGATTCAGGAAAGTAATCACATCATCGGCGTGTTCGGTGTTCGACATCGTTTCAATATATCGATCAATGGACACCAGCGCCTGTTCCGATTCTTGAAGTTTGAATAATAAGCTTACCAGGCCATAATATGCTTTACCGTCATCTGGGTGCAATTCACAGATCTGTTTGTACAGTTGAACAGCCTGACGCCAATTTAAACTCTGGGTTTCAAGATCAGCAATGCGATGCCAGATACGCACCCGCCACTGATCGGGATTGGAAGATTGTGTTGCGAGATGTAAGGCTTCAGCGTAAGCTTTTCGGGTCTCATTGATTTCGGCCAAACTATAACGTACATCGGCCAGATTCAAGTACTCTATAATCGCATCATCATGTTGCCCCCAGGCAACGAGATGCTCGATCAATTGCACCCGCGAACCTACATCCATCGGCAACATTTCGACAACTCGCCGTAACATGGCAATCGTACGCTGTGATTCGCCACGCACACTATATGCACGCGCAACCACCATAAATTTTTGCGCCGCTTCGGCTAATAAATCTCTGGAAAGCAATAAATCACCCAATACAACGTGCAACGGCAAATAGGTTGGCGCTTGCTCAAGCGCAAATAAAACTTCTTCTAACGCCGCACCAATATGTCCGGCGCGGGCCATACTGCGCACTGTGCTCATAGCAACCACCACATTACTGGAACTCGACTCCAGCAACATTTCTGCCAGGGGAATGGGCGGAGCGCTGCTATCCTGTTCACCGATTTGGCGGCGTGCGCTATTCAAATGCTCACGCCAATTTGGACGCACCAATAGTTCAGCTACATTTTCACATAGCTTTTTCTGGCGTTGTTCATCCTTTTCGCTGGCGAAAATCTCAACAATGGGTTCATAAAGCTCGTGGAGTTCATCGGCCTGTGCCGGAGCAACAACTTCCGCATCTGCATAGCGCAAGGCTTCTAGGTAGCGCATAGCAGCCCGTTTATATTTTTCGCGTTCATACCATATTCCACCCAAAATCAAGCGCGCACCTAACGAATAATCAATATTCGATACGGTTCTTTCCAAATAGCGCACGGCGCTCTCATGACGCCCCGTTTTGGCTAACATACTCCCTAAACCAAAAAAGGCTGCCGGCGCATCCAACCCCGCTGAAATCGCCCCCTTCAACTCTTCAATTGCCTGTTCCGTATCACCCTGAGATTGTAAATTAACCACCTGACCAAGATGCAGCATAATTTTAGACTGATCGGCATTGTTCGAGAAAAGCGGCCCGGTACCCTTCATGATCGCTTGCAATCCTTGCCGCTCAACTGGAGATGGGGCATCTTTTTTAGCCTGCTCAAAGAATAAACGCGCCAAATCGCTTAACGCCGTCTGGCGGGCTTCTTCGATGGGATCATCACTTTTTCGAATCGTATCAACTGGGGCGGACTCTTCGGCCCTGATCGGGGTGGGGAGTTTCCCAAAGAGGCCTGTTCCCCCCTTAGGGCGCGCCGGTTTAGGGAGCATAGTGCCCGCCCGTAACAACTCCAATGCCTGCTGTACCTCTTTACTCGCTGGATCCAGCTTCAAGGCACGATTTGCCGCGTCAAAGGCTTTTTCTCGCTGACCGGCATGTTGCAACAAACTGGCAACATGCAAAAACTCGCGGATAGCTTGCGGTTTTCGCCCCAATCGCTCATAAACCAACGCCAGGCGGGAATGAGCCTGCAAATTCTGGGGGAATAATGCCACCGCGCGCGACCAGTTCTCGATGGCTTTTTCAGGGTTTTTCTCTTTCAGGTATAACTCGGCCCCTCTCTCTGATAGCCGAGAAGCTTTTTCCAATTGCCCCAGACTTTCATACAGTGTCGCTGCTTTCTCCAAGGGCACTGGATCATCCTGCGCAATTTCGGCTGCCCGCAAGTAATATTTTAGCGCTTTGTCGTATTCCGACATATTCAGAAAGGCCAAAGCTAGATTCATTAGCGCTTTTGGATCTTCGTGTCTAGAATCCAACGCCTGGCTATAGAATGAAGCTGCGCGCTCCCATTCCTGATCCCAGGCTGCTGAGTGCCCTAAATTCATAGCTTGTTTATAGCGTTGATCGTCTGCGCTCATAAAATTCTCATTATTTGACTGCACAGGCTTGCGCCCGCAATAGGCTAAGGAGTTATCGAATTCGTTTCAAGAGGCTGCAACGTGCCCCAGTTCTTACCCACGCGTGCATCTGTTTTTAATGGAATATCGAGGGAGTAAGCGGCTTCCATGGCTTCACGCGCCATCGCGAAAACAACTTCAACATCATCTTGCGAACATTCTAACACTAATTCATCATGAACCTGAAGCAACATGCGTGCTGAAAGATTCGCTCGTTTTAAAACGGCTGCCATCCGCAGCATGGCAATTTTCATAATATCGGCAGCAGTTCCCTGAATGGGAGCGTTAACCGCTTCACGTTCCTCGCGGTTGCGCGTCTGCTGGTTACGCACATTTTGTAAGCCCGGAAAATAACGCCGCCGCCCCAGCAGGGTTTCAACATAACCAGTTTGCGCAGCGGATGTGCGAATCGTATCCAGATAGCGCTTTACTCCCGGGAATTTCTCAAAATAGGCGCTGACAAAATTCTCAGCTTCCGCCAGAGTCAAATCGGTGGTGCGCGTCAACCCGAAGGGACTCATCCCGTAGATCAGGCCAAAGTTTATCGCCTTGGCGTGGCGCCGCTGCGTAGAGGAAACTTCTGATAGGGGAACAGCATAGATCGCCGCGGCTGTAATCGCATGAATATCTTGCCCATTGCGGAACGCAGCCAGCATGGCTTCATCCTGGGCCATGTGCGCCGCAATACGCAATTCCACTTGCGAATAATCAATCGCCAGCAGCACATTCCCCGGCGCTGCAATAAAAGCCTCACGCACGCGGCGGCCCAACTCGGTACGAATGGGGATATTTTGCAAATTGGGGTCGGATGAGGCAATGCGTCCGGTGCGCGCGCCAGTCTGATTATAGGATGTATGCACGCGCCCGGTATGTGGATTCACCTGCTGAGGCAGGGCCTCCAAATAGGTTGAACGCAGCTTTGACAACTCGCGATATTCCAGGATCAAAGCCATCACCGGATGCCGATCGCGCAGGTATTCAAGCACCCCAGCCGCGGTGGAATAGTATCCGCTGGAAATGCGCCGCGAGCCTTCGGGAGGCGCAATACCCAATCGATCAAACAAAGCCTCCGAAAGTTGCTTGGGAGAATTCAAGTTAAACGGTTGTCCCACCATCTGATAAATCTGTTCTGAAATTGTACTCAGACGATTGTGCAACTCGCCAGACATAGCTTCTAAAAACGGAACATCCAACCCGATACCGGCCATCTCCATGCCTGCCAACACTTCTACCAGCGGCATTTCGATCTCTGCAAATAAGTTTTCGGCCTGCGCGGCTTGGAGTCCTTCCTGAAGTTGAGGCATCAAGCGCAACACAACCACTGCATCATCGGCGGCATATTGAGCAGCATCTACAATCGACACTTCAGCCATGCTGCGTTGATTCTTTCCCTTGCCAATCAGGGTTTCAATCTCGGTCATCTGGTGGCCAAGGCGCACCCAGGCCAGCCGTTTCAAACCCAAATTACGCGAATCCGGATTGATCAGCCATTCAGCGATCATGCTATCGAAACTGAGCGGAGTCACGCGCAAACCATAGCGGGCCAACATCACATAATCGTATTTGATATTGTGTCCAATTTTCGCAATCTGTGGATTCGTCAACGCAGGCGTTAGCGCCGCGATCACATCGCCCAGCGCGAGCTGCCGCCCCTGAAGATGCCCCACCGGAATATAGTAGCCGTGGTTTTCATCCACCGCCAAAGAGATGCCCACCAAATCAGCCTGCATCTGGTCGGTTGAAGTCGTCTCCGTATCAAAGGCAATCACGGCAGCTTTTTCAAGCGCAGCCGCCAGCGATTGCAATAATTCGGGCGTATCTACTATTGTCATTTGCGAGAGCGCAGGACCGCTCTGCTGTGCGGTTGTCGGATGAACAGCATCGCCAAACAACGTCATTTGCTGTCCGGCGACGGGTACCGCATCGCCATAGCGCGCTTGCAGCGCATCGACACGATTGAGCAATGAACGGAACTCCAACTCGCGAAAAGCAGCGTGTACGGCTTGGGGGTTAAAATTCGCCGGGCGTGCTTTCTCCAGATTCAGGGCAATATCCAGATCCAGCACAATCGCGGCCAGTTTCTGGCTCAGATAGGCGTTTTCACGATCCAGCTCGAGCTTATTCCGCACCCCGGCTTTAAGTTCATCGAGATGCGCGTAAATAGTATCGAGCGTATCATACTCGCTTAGGAGAACCGCGGCCGTTTTTGCGCCAATCCCTTTAACGCCAGGAATATTATCGGATGAATCGCCCATCAGGGCTTTCAAATCCATCACCTGGTCGGGGCGCACACCTAACTTTTCTACCACATCCGCGGCGAGATAATCTTTCGCGTCCGATAAAGAACGCCCAGGCAAGTTGACAATTATGCGTTCATCCACCAATTGCAATAAATCACGATCGCCGGTAAAAATCTTCACCCCCAAACCTTGCGCTACGGCAATTTGAGCAACGCTGCCCAACACATCATCGGCTTCGTAGCCGGGCATTTCCAGGCGCGGAATATTGAAAGCGTCGACCAATTGGCGGATGCGCTCGATCTGAATACGCAAATCATCGGGCATTTTCTCGCGCGTGGCTTTATAGTCGGGGTACAACTCATCACGGAAAGTTTTACCGGTGTCAAAAACCACCGCCAGATAATCGGGGTCTTCCTGCTCCAGAATGCGCAGCAGCACACTGGTAAATCCGTAAACGCCAGCCGTCGGCTCGCCAGAACTGGTGATCCAGCGGCTGTCGGCCTGTCCGCGCGTCAATGCAAAGTAGGCCCGATACGCCAGGGCATGACCATCAATGAGATATAAAATAGGGGGCATGGGGATTGTATAAGAAACTATTGCGCGCCCTGACGAGTGCGCACATTATTAATAAACTCTTGTACCATCTGGCGGGAAAATGGATCACGGCCATTGACGATCAAATAATCGGCCACCCAAAATTCGCCGGAGGGATTATCGCGTTCCAGACGCGGAATTTCTTTAAAGATACGTTGCGATATTTCCACGCGCAAATTATGCACCATCATCCCTGGGGATGCGTCCGGGGGCACAACCGCAATCCAATGCAAATAATCAGGTCGCACCGATAAATGCTCCAGCCGCCAGCCAAAGGCCATGCTCAATTGCCGCGTCCACTGGTTCAGATACTCGGCCAAATCGCCCACCAAATGATGCTGCGGCAAACGCGGCACCAAAACACAGGCATAGGTGAGGTTATGCAGCGTAGCCGTTGGCGATTCAGGCGTAAATAGTATTCGGGCTGCTTCTCTTTCCATGACATC
This window harbors:
- the polA gene encoding DNA polymerase I — translated: MPPILYLIDGHALAYRAYFALTRGQADSRWITSSGEPTAGVYGFTSVLLRILEQEDPDYLAVVFDTGKTFRDELYPDYKATREKMPDDLRIQIERIRQLVDAFNIPRLEMPGYEADDVLGSVAQIAVAQGLGVKIFTGDRDLLQLVDERIIVNLPGRSLSDAKDYLAADVVEKLGVRPDQVMDLKALMGDSSDNIPGVKGIGAKTAAVLLSEYDTLDTIYAHLDELKAGVRNKLELDRENAYLSQKLAAIVLDLDIALNLEKARPANFNPQAVHAAFRELEFRSLLNRVDALQARYGDAVPVAGQQMTLFGDAVHPTTAQQSGPALSQMTIVDTPELLQSLAAALEKAAVIAFDTETTSTDQMQADLVGISLAVDENHGYYIPVGHLQGRQLALGDVIAALTPALTNPQIAKIGHNIKYDYVMLARYGLRVTPLSFDSMIAEWLINPDSRNLGLKRLAWVRLGHQMTEIETLIGKGKNQRSMAEVSIVDAAQYAADDAVVVLRLMPQLQEGLQAAQAENLFAEIEMPLVEVLAGMEMAGIGLDVPFLEAMSGELHNRLSTISEQIYQMVGQPFNLNSPKQLSEALFDRLGIAPPEGSRRISSGYYSTAAGVLEYLRDRHPVMALILEYRELSKLRSTYLEALPQQVNPHTGRVHTSYNQTGARTGRIASSDPNLQNIPIRTELGRRVREAFIAAPGNVLLAIDYSQVELRIAAHMAQDEAMLAAFRNGQDIHAITAAAIYAVPLSEVSSTQRRHAKAINFGLIYGMSPFGLTRTTDLTLAEAENFVSAYFEKFPGVKRYLDTIRTSAAQTGYVETLLGRRRYFPGLQNVRNQQTRNREEREAVNAPIQGTAADIMKIAMLRMAAVLKRANLSARMLLQVHDELVLECSQDDVEVVFAMAREAMEAAYSLDIPLKTDARVGKNWGTLQPLETNSITP